A single region of the Candidatus Methylomirabilota bacterium genome encodes:
- a CDS encoding cytochrome c-type biogenesis protein, translating to MFGRPRPLLLCALITLAVLGIALEPAAVVAEPVATAIDEQKVYEVASQLRCVVCQTLSVADSPSEMANQMRSVIRERLATGEPPAQVIQYFVDKYGDWILLEPRRQGFTLLVWLLPPLAVVVGLAVVALLVTRWTRRRSRAPAPPGVDPGMSERIRREMESEG from the coding sequence ATGTTCGGGAGACCCCGTCCGCTCCTCCTGTGCGCGCTGATCACGCTCGCGGTGCTCGGTATAGCGCTCGAGCCGGCCGCCGTCGTCGCCGAGCCGGTGGCCACGGCCATCGACGAGCAGAAGGTCTACGAGGTCGCCTCGCAGCTCCGCTGCGTGGTCTGCCAGACCCTCTCGGTCGCCGACTCGCCGTCTGAAATGGCCAACCAGATGCGCAGCGTAATCCGCGAGCGGCTGGCCACCGGCGAGCCGCCCGCGCAGGTGATCCAGTACTTCGTGGACAAGTACGGCGATTGGATCCTCCTCGAGCCGCGGCGCCAGGGTTTCACGCTCCTCGTCTGGCTCCTGCCGCCTCTCGCCGTCGTGGTGGGGTTGGCGGTCGTCGCCCTGCTCGTCACGCGGTGGACCCGGCGCCGCTCGCGGGCGCCGGCGCCCCCCGGGGTCGACCCCGGCATGAGCGAGCGGATCAGGCGCGAGATGGAGAGCGAGGGGTGA
- a CDS encoding tetratricopeptide repeat protein: MTSITGVTIVALLIGLPVAAFTLWPLLRWNAGPTTFLPVPPDAREQLVERKRQLLRTLRELTFEHEAGHVSDDDYADLRARYEAEAAQVLTELDRLGGARPQPGPAPDRAEAPARAGWRHPLALAACATALVAFGILLGAGIMRHTGPDPAAGIAMPGSRPLAGVLEAPAVTPGESAPRAISPEMLRGMLQAARSSLFAGRYGEAIAAYQAVLKRDPKNVDAITHLGLVVAIGGHADTALETFERALAIDPAYPPALLYRGQVLYEAKRDADGAIRSWEKFLKVAPAGEDHERVKRLIAEARAQK; encoded by the coding sequence GTGACGAGCATCACGGGCGTGACCATCGTCGCCTTGCTGATCGGCCTGCCCGTCGCCGCCTTCACGCTCTGGCCACTGCTCAGGTGGAACGCGGGGCCGACCACGTTCCTGCCGGTGCCGCCCGATGCGCGCGAGCAGCTCGTCGAGCGGAAGCGCCAGCTCCTCCGGACGCTTCGCGAGCTCACGTTCGAGCACGAGGCGGGACACGTCTCCGACGACGACTACGCGGACTTGCGCGCGCGGTACGAGGCCGAGGCCGCTCAGGTCCTGACCGAGCTCGACCGTCTCGGCGGTGCGCGTCCGCAACCGGGGCCGGCGCCGGACCGCGCCGAGGCGCCCGCGCGCGCCGGCTGGCGTCACCCGCTGGCGCTGGCAGCCTGCGCGACGGCGCTGGTGGCGTTCGGCATTCTCCTCGGCGCCGGCATCATGCGCCACACCGGCCCCGATCCCGCCGCGGGAATCGCCATGCCGGGTTCGCGCCCCCTGGCCGGGGTGCTGGAGGCGCCCGCGGTAACCCCGGGGGAATCCGCGCCGCGGGCCATCAGTCCGGAGATGCTGCGCGGCATGTTGCAGGCGGCGCGGTCCAGCCTCTTCGCAGGACGCTACGGCGAGGCGATCGCCGCCTACCAGGCGGTGCTCAAGCGCGACCCGAAAAATGTCGACGCGATCACGCACCTGGGGCTCGTCGTCGCCATCGGCGGGCACGCGGACACGGCGCTCGAGACGTTCGAGCGCGCGCTGGCGATCGACCCCGCGTACCCGCCGGCGCTCCTCTATCGCGGCCAGGTGCTCTACGAGGCCAAGCGGGACGCCGACGGCGCCATCCGCTCGTGGGAGAAGTTCCTGAAGGTCGCCCCCGCCGGCGAAGACCACGAGCGCGTCAAGCGGCTCATCGCCGAGGCGCGCGCGCAAAAGTAA